CATGTCGCTTCACCTTCCTTGATATCCAGTACAGTAAGAGGACGATGATAATTTCACTCGGCAACCGAAGACTTAACCACCATATTGAAATGCGAAGGAGGTCTACTTCATTAAGAAAAACATCCCAGATAACCGTGAATGCACCAAAACAAGCCAGCACCATCCATTGGAACCGCTTCTTCTTTTTCTCCTCTTGAGATGGAGAAATGAGGCTCTCCACTAGTTTTAAACCTACGTGCCAATGAATCAAGGTACTTAAAAGTGAAATACTCAAATAGAGCAAAAGAAAGATAAACACCATTCGTTCTACAGGACCTAGTTCCATTCGAATGGAGTCAGCTGTCGTTACCCATGGATAAATATAAGATCCAACGCCTATCGTCCCGTGATAGCCAATAGGCATGAAAAATGTAGTAGCTAAGTTTAATAAACCAATCCCCCCGACAACAGGGAACCATTTCAAGGGGATGCTTTGAGTAAATACACGATGAAAAATAATCATATTGGCATACCCAGTAAAAATATAAGTTGCTGCAGACAAGGCTTCCCAGGATGGCCAGCTCCAAGCATAGGTCAAGATCTGTCGAACAGCAAACCAATCCATATAAGGACTCGTCAACCCCTTGATAAAGATTAATACGATTAACGGGACATTTATCACCAAGATGATCTCAAGAATATACAACACTTGCTTCGTTGTTGAATTGGCCAAAAAAATGACAATAAGTACAAATAAAAAGGTCATCTCCCATTCCGGCATCTCCGGATTCATAAAACGAATAACAATATCACTATATGAGGCAATAGTCACAAATCCGGCAAAAAACCAAGCTGGAATAAGAAAGATGAGAAAAAAGGTTCTTAACCAGAAAGGAACATGCTGTTGAAGGATCTCCGGTACTCCTTGTTTAGGAAAAACCTCAACAGACTTAAAAAAAAGCATGGCGATACTGGTACTTAAAATACTGCCAAGAAGTATCGCCATAATGGCTCCGTCAAAACGTTCTCCAATAAGGATGAGAGGAACAAAGGCCACGACATTTGAAATCATATTTAACAAAATAATGTAATATATATATCTCGTCTTCATGAAGCATTTTCCTTTTCATTTAAAAGATCCTTATCGTTACTTCCTAAAAAGAGACGGAGGTAGGGTTGTCCAAAGCTGTCAAGTTTGCACAAATACCCGAAAAGCAAGAGCATTCCTGCCATTAGTCCAACTAATCCATACCAAGTAGTGAGCAGCAAAACAAAGTATTTACTAACCCGTAACGAAAACCCCATGGCATTAATGGGAATCACAAAGTTGGAAATGGCAACCGCCGCAACGAGAATGATCATGATATTCGAAACAAGACCTGCTTCTGTTGCAGCCTGACCTAAAATCAAACCGCCTACCGTCGTGGCTGTTGATCCAATGGTCTTAGGTAAGCGAATAGAGGCTTCCGTAAGCAATTCCATCATAATAAGCATAAATAAAACCTCAAGGTAGGACGGATAAGGAACCCCTACTCGACTTCCTGCGATAGATAAAGCTAATTGAACCTGAAACAGCTCAGGATTAAAAGACGTGACCCCGACGTACAAGGACGGTAAAACCAAGCTAATCGACAGCCCTAAATAGCGAAGAGCAATGATAAAACGACTTACACCCCAGGATTGGTAGATATCCTCCATAGATGACATGAAATCATAAAAAACAGCTGGAGCCAAAAGAACGAACGGAGTTCCATTGATCATTAGTACAACTTTACCTTGAGCTAAGTTCAAGGCTACCCGGTCTGGTCGCTCGGTAATCATACTTGTGGGAAATAAAGTGATCTTCTGTTTGTTTAATCTCTGCTCCAACTCCCCTACCGCTTGCAAGCTTTTTCCTTTGATCTGGCTCAGCCGGTTCTTGATTTCTTGTAAACGATCACGATTAACGTATTGGGAATCATAGAGGATATACACCGTTTCTGGAATATCTATCTCAAGGACTTGTGTTTCTACCATTAGGGTAGATTGACGATAACGATGCCGAATCAGATTCAAATTGACTTCGACATTCTCACTAAAGCCAAATTGAGGTCCTTGGATGACGGTTTCTATTGTTGATTCCCTAACGGTGTTATTGACTGCCTTTTTCACGTCAAGAATATAGATTTGCTGACCGCAGAATAACACGAGGTTTCCTTCTATGATCTTTTTCCTTAGGTCGTCTGTTTCCCTAAACGCTGACGTGTTAGGTAATGAGCGAATATACCGCGAAAACCCATCATCTCCGTCCAATTCATAAAAAGGCTTGAAAATAATCGCTTGAATTTTAGTCTCATCTGTCAAAGACTTAAAATAAACCAACTGAATTTCATGGTGCATGTTCTTAGAGGTTTGAAACACAGCATCCTTAGAAAGATGAAACTCATCCCATAATGCCTCATAGAGGGCTTTACTTTTCCAGTACATTGATACAATCCCATCCCCCTAGTTATGAAGAAAATAAATCCGCCACTCTTCTCAATAGGGTTAGGTTTTGCCATTTTGGACCAAATTATGTTGAATATTCATTTTCCGTAAAAAAAACCACTCCTCTAAGGGTGGTTTTCTGTTTAACGTCTATCTATTTCTAATTTTACGTACCGCAAAAGGTTCGATAGGGACGAGCAGATGCTTCTGGAAGTTGGCAGTAATCGGCCTTTTCCGGGTCGTACGCATATGGTTTTGCAAGAACCTCGAGAAGCCGCTCCACTACACTGTAGTCTTCTCGCTTCACTGCAGCCTCTAATGCCTCTTCAACCCGATGGTTGCGAGGGATAACCGATGGATTGGAACTACGCATCAGCTCATATGAGGAGGCTTCCGGTTCCTGCTGCCTTCCTCGTCTCTCCTGCCATCTCTTGAGCCACTGTGCAAACGCTTGGTCATCAGAAAGAACGGTATCTTCAGGCTTACCAAGGGTTAAGGCACGGAAGGTATTCGTAAAGTCAGCACGATTCTTCTGCATCACACTGAGCAGATCTTCGAAAAGAGATTCATCCCCCTCCTCTTCGTTAAAGATCCCGAGCTTCCCTCTCATCCCAGCCAGCCAGTTGCGTTTATAAAGATCGGTAAATTGAGATAGCGCATCCTGAGCGAGCTCGATGGCCTGGTCTTGATTCTCATGGAGCAATGGCAACAGAGTTTCGGCAAATCTTGCGAGGTTCCATACGCCAATAGGCGGCTGGTTCCCATAGGCATAGCGGCCTTGACGGTCAATGGAACTGAAAACTGTTGCCGGATCATAGCTGTCCATGAAGGCGCAAGGACCATAGTCAATGGTTTCTCCGCTAACGGTCATGTTGTCGGTGTTCATCACGCCGTGAATAAAGCCAACCAGTTGCCATTTTGTAATAAGAGAAGCCTGACGCTTAATTACTTGCTTTAACAGTGAAAGAAATCGATTCTCATCGTGTTCAACTTCTGGGAAATGTCTCTTAAGTGCATAATCCGCAAGTGTCCGGACATCTTCAACAGTTCCCCAGTTAGCAACATATTGAAAGGTTCCGACACGCAGATGACTGGCAGCCACTCGAGTCAGGATAGCACCTGGCAGCTCCGTTTCCCGGTATACAATTTCACCGGTTGTCACTACCGCTAGACTACGGGTGGTTGGAATGCCAAGTGCATGCATGGCCTCACTAATAATGTATTCACGCAACATCGGTCCAAGAGCTGCTCGACCATCTCCCCCACGGGAATAGGGGGTTCTACCTGGACCCTTAAGCTGAATATCAAAACGTTCGCCAGAAGGTGTAATCTGTTCACCAATTAATACAGCCCGACCATCCCCTAGCATGGTAAAATGACCGAATTGATGTCCTGCATAAGCT
The Ammoniphilus sp. CFH 90114 DNA segment above includes these coding regions:
- a CDS encoding GerAB/ArcD/ProY family transporter, producing MKTRYIYYIILLNMISNVVAFVPLILIGERFDGAIMAILLGSILSTSIAMLFFKSVEVFPKQGVPEILQQHVPFWLRTFFLIFLIPAWFFAGFVTIASYSDIVIRFMNPEMPEWEMTFLFVLIVIFLANSTTKQVLYILEIILVINVPLIVLIFIKGLTSPYMDWFAVRQILTYAWSWPSWEALSAATYIFTGYANMIIFHRVFTQSIPLKWFPVVGGIGLLNLATTFFMPIGYHGTIGVGSYIYPWVTTADSIRMELGPVERMVFIFLLLYLSISLLSTLIHWHVGLKLVESLISPSQEEKKKKRFQWMVLACFGAFTVIWDVFLNEVDLLRISIWWLSLRLPSEIIIVLLLYWISRKVKRHANTASSNGR
- a CDS encoding spore germination protein, which gives rise to MYWKSKALYEALWDEFHLSKDAVFQTSKNMHHEIQLVYFKSLTDETKIQAIIFKPFYELDGDDGFSRYIRSLPNTSAFRETDDLRKKIIEGNLVLFCGQQIYILDVKKAVNNTVRESTIETVIQGPQFGFSENVEVNLNLIRHRYRQSTLMVETQVLEIDIPETVYILYDSQYVNRDRLQEIKNRLSQIKGKSLQAVGELEQRLNKQKITLFPTSMITERPDRVALNLAQGKVVLMINGTPFVLLAPAVFYDFMSSMEDIYQSWGVSRFIIALRYLGLSISLVLPSLYVGVTSFNPELFQVQLALSIAGSRVGVPYPSYLEVLFMLIMMELLTEASIRLPKTIGSTATTVGGLILGQAATEAGLVSNIMIILVAAVAISNFVIPINAMGFSLRVSKYFVLLLTTWYGLVGLMAGMLLLFGYLCKLDSFGQPYLRLFLGSNDKDLLNEKENAS
- a CDS encoding YdiU family protein, translated to MTKDKETRNMGWNFDNSYSRLPQSFFSSHNPIPVRSPKMVILNHPLAAALGLKEEPLESDEGVEVLAGNRIPGGAFPLAQAYAGHQFGHFTMLGDGRAVLIGEQITPSGERFDIQLKGPGRTPYSRGGDGRAALGPMLREYIISEAMHALGIPTTRSLAVVTTGEIVYRETELPGAILTRVAASHLRVGTFQYVANWGTVEDVRTLADYALKRHFPEVEHDENRFLSLLKQVIKRQASLITKWQLVGFIHGVMNTDNMTVSGETIDYGPCAFMDSYDPATVFSSIDRQGRYAYGNQPPIGVWNLARFAETLLPLLHENQDQAIELAQDALSQFTDLYKRNWLAGMRGKLGIFNEEEGDESLFEDLLSVMQKNRADFTNTFRALTLGKPEDTVLSDDQAFAQWLKRWQERRGRQQEPEASSYELMRSSNPSVIPRNHRVEEALEAAVKREDYSVVERLLEVLAKPYAYDPEKADYCQLPEASARPYRTFCGT